The sequence below is a genomic window from Sorangiineae bacterium MSr12523.
AACCGTAAGACCAATGGCAGATGCTCGAACCATGATGCCATTCTAAGTGCAAATAGCGCTCCCGCACGTACCGCCTAAATTCTCGCCGATTTCTGCAAGGCAGCGTGAATGCGCGTTCACGTCAGGGCCGTGCCCGGCGTGCACGCACGGCGGGCGCGGCGCAAGGGCTGCCACTCGCCGTAGGTCAGACTGCGCCAGGCCCATTCGAACGGGCCGAAGGCAAAGTGCCGCAGCCACACGGCGCTCAGGACACCTTGGAGCACGTAGAAGAGGACGCCGATCGCGACGGCGATCGCATACCCCATCTGACCGAGCCACCCCAGGCCGTACCCGTAAAAGACGGTGGTGAAGACCATGGTCTGCGTCAGGTAATTCGTGAATGCCATGCGCCCGATGGGTGCGGCATGCGAGAGCCGCTCTCGCCATCGCGCGTGCCCCAAGAGCAAGAGCAGCGCGGCCCCGTAGCCCAGGGCGAAGACCAGCATGGTGATCCCATGCACGAGCGTGCGCGGCCCCACGCTGGAAATCGGCGCGTGCCACGCCAGGTAGAGCGACGCAGCGGAGCCCACGGCGATGCCGCCGCCCGCAATGCGCCAGAGCACCCGCCGGATGGCGACCGAGGCGAGTTTCGAGAAGACGCCCGAGCGCCAAATGAGAATGCCCACGAGCATGTTGCCGAGTTCGCGCGGCCAGACATGGCCGTAAACGCGCACGACGAGGTGCACGAACTCGTGCATCCGGAACCGCAGAATCTCGCCGTAGCTACCCGTTCCATAGACGCGAAGCGCTTCTTCGTAATGGCCCGGAATGCGGCTGTTCAGTGCCTCGCGCAACCATGGCCATGCGCGGAGGAACGGCCCCGCGACGAAACACGCCACCGCGACGCCAATGACGACGCGGGTGCGGGCCCGAAGAAAGGGCAGCGCGAGCATCCCGATGAGCGCATACGACATGAGGATATCGCCGTGCCACAGCAAGAACATGTGGGCCGAGCCAAACGCGAGCAGCACGACGAGGCGCCGCGCCAAAAGCCGCATGGCATGGGGATGCCGCGCGCTCGCCCGCTCGAAAAAGATGGAAAGCCCCACCCCAAATAGAATCGAAAACAGCGTGAAGGCCTTTCCCGACACGAACGCGGTGCCCGCGAAGGCTACGGCGCGATCGAGTGCGCCTCCATGGCTCTCCGGGTGAATGCCCCAATAAGGCACGCGAAAAGCCTCGGCCAGATTCATCGTCAAAACACCGAGCAGCGCCAGCCCTCGAATGACGTCGATTTCGTCGATGCGTAGTCTCTGCGGATTCATCTCGGTGGGCAGTATGGGTTCCCACCAATCATCGAACCAATCGAAAGATCCAAGCCATATACATAGAAATGCTCTATGCCCGCGGAGAACATGGCACTCGGCGGACGATGGTGGTCCATTGGAACGCATGAGCACACGCGAGTCCGTCAAGAGCCAGGTGAGTCCCGAGGAGTGGAAGCAGCGCGTCGATCTTGCCGCCGCGTACCGGCTGGTGGCCCTTTACGGGTGGGACGATCTGGTGTTCACCCACCTCACCGCCCGGGTGCCCGGGCCGGAACACCATTTCCTCATCAACCCGTACGGGATGACCTTCGACGAAATTACCGCATCGTCCTTGGTCAAGATCTCGCTCGACGGCCATAAGGTGATGGACTCCCCTTACGACATCAACCCTGCGGGGTTCACCATCCATAGCTGCATCCATGCGGCGCGCGAAGATGCGCTCTGCGTCATGCATACGCACTCGCTCAACGGTGTGGCCGTGTCCGCGCAGAAGGACGGAGTGCTGCCGATTTCGCAGCAGTCGCTCTTCGTCTTGGCGTCGCTCGCGTATCACGATTACGAGGGCCTCGCGCTGCGCGACGACGAGAAGCCGCGCCTCGTCAGGGACCTGGGCACGAAAAATTTTCTCATGCTCCGCAACCACGGTCTGCTGACGGTCGCCCCCACCGTCGCGGACGCCTTCCTCTTCATGTACGTGTTCGAGGCCGCCTGCATGATCCAAGTGCGCGCCCTCGCCGGCGGCCGGGAATTGATTCCCATTGCGCAGCCCATTCTCGATGGCATCCAGCAAGCCGTCCAGCAGGTGACCCGCGGACTGGGCGGCGGCATCGCGTGGCCTGGTCTACTGCGCAAATTGGATCGTCGAAATCCCGGTTATTCCGATTGACGGAAACCGCGCGCGGTAGTTCCTTTGTCGTAACTCGCATGAAGAATCGAAGCATTGCGTTGGCGGCGTGCGCCTTGATCGCGACAGCGGTAGGCGCCTGCCAATCGAAGACAGTCGCGCCCGCTTCCGTTTACCCGACTTCGTCCAAAGCCATCCTGCCCGGCGCACCGCCCGCCCTGCGGTTGCCCGACTATGCACGGCCGCTTCGGTACGATTTGGACCTGACATTGGATCCCTCCAAAGAGGGATTCTCGGGTGTCATCGGAATCGATCTCAGCGTCAGGGAAGCGACGCAGATCGTATGGCTCAATGCTCGGAATCTGCGCATACGTGAGGCCAAGGCGGTCTTCTCCGGCCAAACGGAAACGGCGCGCGTCATTCCGGGTGGCGACGACTTCGTGGGGTTCGCCTTCGATCGGCCCATCGGACCTGGCGCCGCACGCCTCACGGTGGCGTACGAGGCGCACGTGGACGACAAAGGCCAGACCGGCCTTTACCGCGTCAAAGAGAACACCGGCGATTGGTACCTGTACAGCGAGTTCGAGCCCATCGACGCGAGGCACGCGTTCCCTTGTTTCGACGAGCCATCGTACAAGGTGCCGTGGAAGCTCACGTTCCACGTCAAAAAGGAACACGTGGCGCTCGCCAACGCGAAGGTGCAATCGGAAACACCTGCTCCGGATGGCATGAAGACCGTGGTCTTCGAGGAGAGCAAGCCGCTGCCGAGTTACCTGGTGGCGCTGGTGGTGGGTCCGTTCGACGTGATCGATGCCGGCACGGCGGGCAACCATGGCACGCCGCTGCGTTTCGTGGTGCCCAAAGGCCGCGGCGCCGAAACGCGGTATGCCAAAGAGATTACACCGAAGCTGGTGGGCATTCTGGAAGACTATTTCGATATGCCGTATCCCTACGGCAAACTCGACGTCGCGGTGGTGCCCCGCTACGACGGTACGATGGAGCACCCCGGGCTGGTGGCGGTGGGGCAGCCGCTCACGCTCATCAAGCCGGACGAAGAGACGCCCGCGCGCAAACAGGAATACTGGAACATCGCAGGCCACGAGCTCGGGCACTACTGGTTTGGCGATTACGTCACCCTGGCCTGGTGGGACGACACGTACCTCAACGAGGCGTTCACGACCTGGCTCGATCTGAAGGTCGCACAGGCCGTGGATCCCTCGTCGAACTTCGAATTGGTGAGGTTGCGCGGCCGCTCGCGGGCCATGAGCACGGATTCCCTGGCCAGCAGCAAGCGGGTGCGCCAGCCCATTGCGTCGAACGACGACATGCTCAACGCCTTCGTGGCGGATATCACCTATTTCAAGGGCTCGTCCGTCATTCGCATGTTCGAGAACTTCGTCGGGCGCGAGAAGTTCCAGAAGATGATTCGCCGTTACGTGCGCGAACTCGCCTGGAAGAACGCCACCACGGAGGATTTTCTCTCCGTGTTCGGCGCCGAGGCGGGCCAGGACGTGGCGACGGCGTTCAAGTCGTTCATCGATCAATCCGGGTTGCCAATGGTCACGGCGGAGCCAATTTGCGGAAAGGATAGCCCGCCGCAATTGTTGCTCACCCAATCGCGTTACATGCCGATCGGCTCCACGGCGAATCCCGATCAGCGATGGGACGTACCGGTTTGCGCGAAATATGGAACCAGCAAGGGCACCGAGCGCGTGTGCACCTTGCTGAAGACACCGCGCGCGGCGCTTACTTTGGAGGGTGAGTGCCCGGATTGGGTCATGCCCAACGAGCATGCGACGGGCTATTACCGCACCGGGTACACGGCCGAGGCGCTTTCCAAGCTGGTGAAGAAGGCCTGGCCGCAATTGGATGCCGGAGAGAAGATCGCGCTCATCTCCGACACGGCGGCGCTCACGCATAATGGGATGCTCGGGGTGGACGAGGCGCTCGCGCTCCTTCCCGCCATGCTCAAAGATGCGGACCGGCACACGATCGAGGCATCGTTCGAAATCGTCGACCAAGTGCGGCGCACGGATTTGCGGCCGGAGCAAGCGGCGCAATATGCCAAATACGTCCGCGGGCTCTATGGGGCGAAGGTCAAGGCGCTCGGTTGGGTGCCGCGTTCGGGCGACGATACGGATACACGATTCCTGCGCTCCAGCCTTTTGCAGAAGGTGGGCATGGCCGGGGACGATCCGGCCATCCGCAAGAAGGCACGCGAGCTCGTGTCGAAGTGGTTCACCGATCACAAGGCCATCGACCCCGAGGTGCTCGAGGCCACGATGGTCATCGCCGCCAATGCGGGAGACCGAGACCTGTGGAACCGTCTTCGCCAGGCCGCGCGCGAAACCCACGATCGGAACGATCGCAGCATCCTCGTGCACGCCCTGGGAAGCTTCCGCGATCCTGCCTTGATCAAGGAGTCGCTGGGACTGCTCACCTCGGGCGAGATCGAAGTGCGCGACGGCCACGAGCTACTGGAGAGCGCCTTCTACGAGCGCGGCGCCCGCGACGAAGCCTACACCTTCGTCCGAGAGAACTTCGACAAACTGGCCCCGCACACGCCCGGCCGCGTCGGCGCAATCCTTTTGCGCGCCGCCGCCGTCCACTGCGACAAGCCCCACCACGACGAAAACGTGCGCTTCTTCACCGAGCGCGCCAAACAAATCGAGGGCGGCCCACAAATGCTGGAGAACATTCTCGAAAAAGACTCACTGTGCATCGCCCGACGCGAAAAGAACGACAGCGGCATCGCGGCATTTTTGAAGTCGGTTCGCTGACCTGCAGAAGAAGGAACCGCCAGGACGCCAAAAGAGGCGCCAGGATCGCCAGATGAACCAACAATAAACCCTTATTTGGTTTATTGCCGTTTCCCTCGGCGACCCTGGCGTCTTGGCGGTTTCCTTCTTCCTCTACGAAACTTCGTTGATTACGGAGAGCACTTGGTCGGGCCGGGGGTGGTGCTGAAGTACTTGGTGTAGAGGTCGGGCACCAATTTGAAGTTGCAGGTGTTCACTTTGGCGGGGTCGAGTTTTTCGTTGTTTTTCTCGAGGCGGGTCACGTAGTCGGCGACGAAGTCGCGCACGCCATCGGCGGATTTCCAGACGATGGTCCCCTCTTTGAACATGTCGTAACCGCCGCCACCACCGCCGCGGTAATTGTTGATGGCGATGGTGAACTTTTGCGTCGGCGTCACGTCGTTGCCATTGAATTTCAGACTCGTCACCCGCGCCCCTTCGGGCTTCGTCGCGTCGATGGTGTACTCGATTTTCGAGTAGATATCCCAATTGTAGTCGGGGCCATTCGGCATCGCTTTGCACTGCGCGGGCTGGTCGGGCAGCTTGCTCGCGTCGAGCGTCGTGAAGTAAAGCGCGTCCTTCTCCAAGGCCCTGCGCAGAATGTCGCCCGTGATTTCCATCACGTAGAGCGTATTGTCGTAGACGTAAATGCTGTACGCATCGCGCAGTTTGACGTCGCCCTGGGGGATGCCGCCGTTGTTCGAGAACACCGCGGCGAGCGAAAGGTCGACCTTGTGCCCGTTGGCCTCGGCGGCCTCCTCTTGCACGATGTTGATCAAGTCCGCCAGCGCACTGTCCGTGTAACGCGCCGGGAAACCGTTGGGGAACAAGGCCGCCGACGTCCCAATCTTCGCATCGACGTACGCCAGCGTCGTCTCGTGGTAGCTCTTCGCGGCGGCGGCCACCGTCTCGTCGACCGGCAGATCCTCGGTGACCGGCACCAACGTCGAATCGCGCGAAACGACCTTCCACGCGCCCGACGCCTTGCTCGCGCCAATCGTCACCTTGCCCAGGTGGCTTCCCCACCGATTCGGCTGCGAGAGAATCACGTCGCCGATGAGCATCTTCGGAATCGGCTGGTGCGTGTGCCCCGACAGAATGACGTCGATGCCCGGCACCTGCTGCGCAATTTGCACCGCCAGGTTCTCGTTGGGGAGATTGCCCCGGTCCGTCCACGTCGAATAATCCGTAAGCCACACCGCCGGATCCGTGGCATTGCCGGGCGGCTGCTTGTCCGGCCCACTGTGGAACGAAAGAACGACCACGTCGGCACCCGCCGCGCGCAGCTGCGGTACGTAGACCTTCGCCGTATCGAGCGGATTGTCGAAACGCAGACCGGGAATGTTCTCCGGGCGCTCCCATGTCGTCACCCCCGGCGTGACCATGCCCAAGATGCCGACTTTGACGCCGCACACTTCCTTGATGACGTACGGCTTGAATGCCTCGGAGCCGTCTGTCTTACGCACGTTGGCGCCGAGAACGGGGAAGTTCACCTCGCCGATGAACTTGTTCAACACGCCCAAACCGTAATTGAACTCGTGATTGCCCAGCGCCATGGCATCGTATTTCAAGCTCTCCATGGCCGCGGCCATCGGATGCTTCGGCGCGTTGTCCTTCAGCGCGTAATACGTACCGAGCGGCGTGCCTTGAATGGTGTCGCCGCTGTCGATCAGCAGGCTGCATTCCGTGCGCTCACGCTTCACCAACGTCGCCACTTTGGCCAGGCCCTGCGTCTTCGCATCCTTGGCACTGAAATAATCCCAGGGCATCACATTGGTATGCAGATCCGTCGTCTGCAAAATGGTGAGCGTAACGGACGCGGGAGAAGCATCACCTGCGTTGCCATCGGGCGTGCCGGCATCTGGAAACGAATGCACCAGCGTTTCGTCGCTCGAACAGGCGGGAAGCTGCGTAAAACCTAGGGCGAATGCGAGGCCGAAGCCGAGCCAGTGTTGTTTCGTCATCGATCGCGACTCTTACTGGTATTCCGGCTTGGCGGCCAGCCCGGTAAAGGCGCGAAGGACGATCCCCTCGGCGAGCCGCTCGGGGTCGTCCGTGGGGAGCTGCAACTGCCCGAGTTGCCGCCCGACGATCAGCGATGCAAGGCCATGCACCGCCGACCAGGCGAACAACGCATGCTCGTCCGGCGAGCCCTCGGCGACCATGCCGTCTTTCTGCGATGCGGCAATGCTGCCGCGCAGCAACTCGAACACGCGCGCGGCCGCCTCCGCGAGTGCCGGATAGGCATGGCGCTCGGCCGCCTCGGGCCCGAACATGACGCCGT
It includes:
- a CDS encoding DUF418 domain-containing protein, encoding MNPQRLRIDEIDVIRGLALLGVLTMNLAEAFRVPYWGIHPESHGGALDRAVAFAGTAFVSGKAFTLFSILFGVGLSIFFERASARHPHAMRLLARRLVVLLAFGSAHMFLLWHGDILMSYALIGMLALPFLRARTRVVIGVAVACFVAGPFLRAWPWLREALNSRIPGHYEEALRVYGTGSYGEILRFRMHEFVHLVVRVYGHVWPRELGNMLVGILIWRSGVFSKLASVAIRRVLWRIAGGGIAVGSAASLYLAWHAPISSVGPRTLVHGITMLVFALGYGAALLLLLGHARWRERLSHAAPIGRMAFTNYLTQTMVFTTVFYGYGLGWLGQMGYAIAVAIGVLFYVLQGVLSAVWLRHFAFGPFEWAWRSLTYGEWQPLRRARRACTPGTALT
- a CDS encoding class II aldolase/adducin family protein, with the protein product MSTRESVKSQVSPEEWKQRVDLAAAYRLVALYGWDDLVFTHLTARVPGPEHHFLINPYGMTFDEITASSLVKISLDGHKVMDSPYDINPAGFTIHSCIHAAREDALCVMHTHSLNGVAVSAQKDGVLPISQQSLFVLASLAYHDYEGLALRDDEKPRLVRDLGTKNFLMLRNHGLLTVAPTVADAFLFMYVFEAACMIQVRALAGGRELIPIAQPILDGIQQAVQQVTRGLGGGIAWPGLLRKLDRRNPGYSD
- a CDS encoding M1 family metallopeptidase; the encoded protein is MKNRSIALAACALIATAVGACQSKTVAPASVYPTSSKAILPGAPPALRLPDYARPLRYDLDLTLDPSKEGFSGVIGIDLSVREATQIVWLNARNLRIREAKAVFSGQTETARVIPGGDDFVGFAFDRPIGPGAARLTVAYEAHVDDKGQTGLYRVKENTGDWYLYSEFEPIDARHAFPCFDEPSYKVPWKLTFHVKKEHVALANAKVQSETPAPDGMKTVVFEESKPLPSYLVALVVGPFDVIDAGTAGNHGTPLRFVVPKGRGAETRYAKEITPKLVGILEDYFDMPYPYGKLDVAVVPRYDGTMEHPGLVAVGQPLTLIKPDEETPARKQEYWNIAGHELGHYWFGDYVTLAWWDDTYLNEAFTTWLDLKVAQAVDPSSNFELVRLRGRSRAMSTDSLASSKRVRQPIASNDDMLNAFVADITYFKGSSVIRMFENFVGREKFQKMIRRYVRELAWKNATTEDFLSVFGAEAGQDVATAFKSFIDQSGLPMVTAEPICGKDSPPQLLLTQSRYMPIGSTANPDQRWDVPVCAKYGTSKGTERVCTLLKTPRAALTLEGECPDWVMPNEHATGYYRTGYTAEALSKLVKKAWPQLDAGEKIALISDTAALTHNGMLGVDEALALLPAMLKDADRHTIEASFEIVDQVRRTDLRPEQAAQYAKYVRGLYGAKVKALGWVPRSGDDTDTRFLRSSLLQKVGMAGDDPAIRKKARELVSKWFTDHKAIDPEVLEATMVIAANAGDRDLWNRLRQAARETHDRNDRSILVHALGSFRDPALIKESLGLLTSGEIEVRDGHELLESAFYERGARDEAYTFVRENFDKLAPHTPGRVGAILLRAAAVHCDKPHHDENVRFFTERAKQIEGGPQMLENILEKDSLCIARREKNDSGIAAFLKSVR
- a CDS encoding 5'-nucleotidase C-terminal domain-containing protein, whose translation is MTKQHWLGFGLAFALGFTQLPACSSDETLVHSFPDAGTPDGNAGDASPASVTLTILQTTDLHTNVMPWDYFSAKDAKTQGLAKVATLVKRERTECSLLIDSGDTIQGTPLGTYYALKDNAPKHPMAAAMESLKYDAMALGNHEFNYGLGVLNKFIGEVNFPVLGANVRKTDGSEAFKPYVIKEVCGVKVGILGMVTPGVTTWERPENIPGLRFDNPLDTAKVYVPQLRAAGADVVVLSFHSGPDKQPPGNATDPAVWLTDYSTWTDRGNLPNENLAVQIAQQVPGIDVILSGHTHQPIPKMLIGDVILSQPNRWGSHLGKVTIGASKASGAWKVVSRDSTLVPVTEDLPVDETVAAAAKSYHETTLAYVDAKIGTSAALFPNGFPARYTDSALADLINIVQEEAAEANGHKVDLSLAAVFSNNGGIPQGDVKLRDAYSIYVYDNTLYVMEITGDILRRALEKDALYFTTLDASKLPDQPAQCKAMPNGPDYNWDIYSKIEYTIDATKPEGARVTSLKFNGNDVTPTQKFTIAINNYRGGGGGGYDMFKEGTIVWKSADGVRDFVADYVTRLEKNNEKLDPAKVNTCNFKLVPDLYTKYFSTTPGPTKCSP